The Desulfuromonas versatilis genome has a segment encoding these proteins:
- a CDS encoding cadherin-like domain-containing protein, protein MSKFWLEPLEPRLLFSADLVPPPPEGGIAAGEAPTVLEMPLQLDAAEAQQAQSAESLRREVVFIDADVKDYRQLLDDFTARQDGQRQIQVVVLDANRDGISQISEYLGGQRDIDAIHLISHGSDGAVKLGNVWLTGQNLYAYAEAMEGWREALSGEADLLLYGCNLARGEAGEGLLQNLRLITGADVATSDDITGHQGLGGDWDLEYRAGEIETQIVLSSELQQSWQAVLATTWVAHETATDSSEVKSDQNWGQTFSYTSGAGSYTVDQVSVQLRKEAGAAGQIITVSLRDSWNGTVLASNSISVADLTTNLAWYAFDLSEVSLNDGQIYYLRVASNNASGKVHVGIDSAGGYANGDLINKDGAPEVGKDMAFRVTEVAQEGLWITTDKDLSAGGESWGKADLVQIADPNLAFEPGTTSGTLDIAAALSAHADNKQINGVHYVSSDIQVGTTNFQLYAGDVLFTSADASAAAFGGLNVDKDDVVLFRPDAPNDYSSGTFSILFRDMVPGQEIRGITLVERDTVVGGITLNAGDFLFLRQGGTEEKQIWRYTDYTAGGVAGGTASVLIKGGDNLVNLPKRLVGIDLVETSTRIGGRTLNAGTILLATDTDGTFGRDGLPVKKTDIFALEVITASDPVLDHIGEATASLFFEGADLGITDKIDGFTLKVPQNSPPAATANTVNTPEDTAYNFRVADFTFSDAEGDPLVSATLTNLNLAGGTLAHSGGTAVNNGDTLTAAQLDTLVYTPAANASGSPLASFDFTVNDAASGTVAAQMQIEVTAVNDAPAVAMNEPLTVPEGASRTITSAHLETTDPDNSPDQIVYTLTKLPDDGSVRLGGVTLTVGQTFTQDDINNGRVSYRDADEGETTTFELTVGDGTVTLPSPIVFSINGQPLNDAPVVTGPAGGLNATEQIGLAIHGNGFGVSDVDAAGSGALATLTVGEGTLSVVAGNSGVVIAGGNGTGTVTLSGTIAQLNALLTGASTGTITYLNSSDTPGAATLLTVTVNDLGNTGQDPGLTGNATSEEGSNSVIINITAVNDRPELGANTLTISEGGTVVLSGGELSATDVETPDDTLIFTVDNVTGGRFELTTVPGVAVTNFTQAQVVNNEVQFVHDGGETAPSYDVSVSDGSLSDGPAPAVINFTNLNDRPVLGANSLTISEGGTVVFSGSQLSATDADNVPSDLVFNVTGISGGRFELVGSPGIPIFSFTQAQVTAGDVQFVHNGGESAPAYQVSVSDGVLSDGPAAAAISFANQNDPPTLGNNTLTILQGETVVLGTGQLSATDPDNAVAGLIFTVSGVTNGRFELVASPGVPITIFTQAQVAGGAVQFVHDNSALAPSYQVSVSDGSLSYGPEAAAVNFNTVNQPPVLGSNTLTVSEGGTVVLSTLDLSASDPDNPASSLSFSVSSVTGGQFEFTFDPGAAITNFTQAQVTGGVVQFVHDGGEAAPSYQVSVSDGSLADGPAAAVINFTNQNDAPSLGNYIIDISEGGTVVLSGSNLSASDVDSVPASLVFYASSVSGGHFELTNNPGVPITSFTQAQVTGGVVQFVHDGGEAAPSFQISVSDGSLSDGPVVAVINFTNHNDAPVLENNTLTIAEGGSVVLSGTNLSGTDVDDPDSLLIFNISSITGGQFELVGSAGVPITSFTQAQVNSNAVRFVHDGGEAPPSYMVSVSDGSVTSVPVAAFINFTNQNDPPVLVNNRLTISEGGSVVLSAAEIFASDAENAALTFTVSAVSGGHFELDSAPGVPIFSFTQSQVNSNAVRFVHDGGEAAPSYQVSASDGLLSTNPAAADISFTNQNDPPVGGFTVADIIPGAQIIQSTDGSGVITINWKATDIELDQVTLDNFLYSDDGGVTWYAPNNGEFSGAFSANWFDNGGAGWSTGSSFGSAPAHTFTFNTQHADVTAVHSLDNVDQSDIQIKFTLNDGSDISSVTSESFRVDNENPTPSIKSAQYYFADSTLHLKGPGFSTIADVGTDVKTYLDWSKLLIDINSDGAATPDISFSLADVSSAIITKNNELVIQFTPAKAAAIEATPGFGQPGGFDSLSVTSGFCRDAFGNAATTDGTVPSPLSVVNLNATQVYIEDSQLDFINELEIVSSGQDVSVALVLSDPMAGGLSTGTVGTATSTYDAGTGLWLVSGDVDDVNALLAALKFTPSANYAANFTISISVSDGVSTPLSGSWDMSAKPVGDTPTVANITTDEDTQSGLIVLDRNAADGTEVTHFRISAITGGTLYLADGITQINNGDYITYAQGQTGLRFTPATDSNFAGSFNVESSQDGISVAAQSGIATSTITVNPVNDAPVAGHENLTIFEDNPLTITDLLANDTDVDGDKLTLASFTQPARGALVDNGDGTLTYTPGADFNGTDSFSYTISDGKGGTATGTAVIVVKPVGDTPQVTHGSVVAGRQSDLIFVTPNAADGAEVTHFRISGISGGILYLADGVTRVNDGDYITVAQGKEGLRFTPAAGTTADGSFNVEASENGVAVSAQSGVATAGIKVMPPPQQESSTSEAGKEVAEEIPEEGKAEDEKMVPEISEALDRTGETAEPPADFSPPPAAEATQPVKSFAPLYVMDRENASGDLAGSVFEGLKNLIETAPDLLAGFQNALANLDIAPLSPEAYAQVRDTLDSIKEELGAQSHVEKAVVGSAIATSIGLSAGYVVWMLKGGSLMASVLSSLPAWQLTDPLSILAGHKKDDEDDDESLERIIEDGAESRNPSDDEGDDEGDDEGDDEGDDEGDDEGDDAKIQ, encoded by the coding sequence GTGTCGAAATTTTGGCTCGAACCTCTCGAGCCCCGCCTGCTCTTCAGCGCTGACCTGGTTCCGCCGCCGCCCGAGGGGGGCATCGCCGCGGGCGAAGCCCCGACGGTGCTCGAAATGCCCCTGCAACTCGATGCCGCTGAAGCGCAGCAGGCGCAGAGCGCCGAATCGCTGCGCCGCGAAGTGGTCTTCATCGATGCCGATGTCAAAGATTACCGGCAGTTACTCGACGATTTCACGGCCCGGCAGGACGGCCAGCGGCAAATCCAGGTCGTGGTTCTTGACGCCAACCGCGACGGCATTTCCCAGATCAGCGAGTACCTGGGTGGCCAGCGGGATATCGACGCCATCCACCTCATCTCTCACGGCAGCGACGGTGCGGTGAAGCTGGGTAATGTCTGGCTGACCGGGCAGAACCTCTACGCCTACGCCGAGGCCATGGAGGGGTGGCGCGAGGCGCTTTCCGGGGAGGCGGACCTGTTGCTTTACGGCTGCAACCTGGCCCGGGGGGAGGCTGGCGAGGGGCTGCTGCAGAATCTCCGCTTGATCACCGGGGCCGATGTGGCCACCTCCGATGACATCACGGGCCATCAGGGCCTTGGCGGTGATTGGGATCTCGAATACCGTGCCGGAGAGATCGAGACGCAGATTGTCTTGAGCAGCGAGCTGCAACAGAGCTGGCAGGCCGTGCTGGCGACGACCTGGGTGGCTCACGAGACGGCGACGGATTCTTCCGAAGTGAAATCCGACCAGAACTGGGGACAGACTTTTTCCTACACCAGCGGCGCCGGCAGCTACACCGTCGACCAGGTGAGCGTCCAGCTCCGCAAAGAGGCCGGCGCAGCGGGCCAGATCATCACCGTCTCGCTGCGCGACAGCTGGAACGGCACGGTACTGGCCAGCAACTCCATCAGCGTGGCGGATCTGACCACCAATCTGGCCTGGTACGCCTTCGATCTCAGCGAGGTCAGCCTCAACGACGGCCAGATCTACTACCTCCGGGTTGCCAGCAACAACGCCTCCGGCAAGGTGCACGTCGGCATCGATTCCGCCGGCGGCTATGCAAATGGCGATCTCATCAACAAGGACGGCGCTCCAGAGGTTGGCAAAGACATGGCCTTCCGGGTCACGGAGGTCGCTCAGGAGGGGCTCTGGATCACCACCGATAAAGACCTGAGCGCCGGCGGTGAAAGCTGGGGCAAGGCCGACCTGGTGCAGATCGCCGACCCCAACCTGGCTTTCGAACCCGGCACGACCAGCGGCACCCTGGATATCGCGGCGGCCTTGTCCGCGCACGCTGACAATAAACAGATCAACGGGGTCCATTATGTTTCATCGGATATCCAGGTGGGCACCACGAACTTTCAGCTCTATGCAGGCGATGTCCTGTTCACGTCCGCGGATGCCTCCGCAGCGGCATTCGGAGGCCTGAATGTCGACAAGGACGACGTTGTGCTGTTCCGCCCCGATGCTCCTAATGATTACAGCTCGGGGACCTTCTCCATTCTATTCCGGGACATGGTCCCGGGGCAGGAGATCCGGGGGATCACCCTGGTTGAAAGGGACACCGTTGTCGGTGGTATCACCCTCAATGCGGGGGATTTCCTCTTTTTGCGCCAGGGGGGCACCGAAGAAAAGCAGATCTGGCGTTACACCGATTATACGGCGGGAGGTGTCGCCGGCGGTACGGCCAGCGTCCTGATCAAGGGGGGCGATAATCTGGTCAATCTTCCCAAACGCCTCGTAGGAATCGATCTGGTGGAGACCTCCACCCGCATCGGCGGCCGGACCCTCAACGCGGGGACGATCCTCCTTGCTACGGATACCGATGGTACGTTCGGCCGGGATGGGCTGCCGGTCAAGAAAACGGATATCTTCGCTCTCGAGGTGATTACCGCCTCCGATCCGGTGCTCGACCATATCGGCGAGGCAACGGCCTCGCTTTTCTTCGAAGGTGCCGACCTCGGCATCACCGACAAGATCGACGGCTTCACCCTCAAGGTGCCCCAGAACAGCCCCCCGGCGGCGACGGCGAACACCGTCAACACACCCGAGGACACTGCCTACAATTTCCGTGTTGCCGATTTCACCTTTTCCGACGCCGAAGGCGACCCTCTGGTCTCGGCGACCCTCACCAACCTGAACCTGGCCGGCGGGACCCTGGCCCACAGCGGCGGCACGGCGGTCAACAACGGCGACACGCTGACGGCGGCACAGCTCGACACGCTGGTCTACACCCCGGCGGCCAACGCAAGCGGCAGCCCGCTGGCGAGCTTCGACTTCACGGTCAACGATGCCGCCAGCGGGACAGTCGCGGCGCAGATGCAGATCGAGGTCACCGCGGTCAACGACGCTCCTGCGGTCGCCATGAACGAACCCCTGACTGTTCCGGAAGGGGCGTCAAGAACAATAACCTCGGCGCATCTGGAAACCACCGACCCGGACAACAGTCCCGACCAGATCGTCTACACCTTGACCAAGCTGCCCGATGACGGCTCGGTGCGACTCGGCGGCGTTACTTTGACGGTGGGCCAGACGTTCACCCAGGACGACATCAACAACGGTCGTGTTTCCTACCGCGACGCTGACGAGGGGGAGACCACCACCTTCGAGCTCACCGTCGGCGATGGCACAGTGACCCTGCCATCCCCTATCGTTTTCAGCATCAACGGACAACCCTTGAACGATGCCCCGGTGGTGACGGGGCCGGCAGGTGGCCTGAATGCGACCGAGCAGATCGGGCTGGCCATCCATGGGAATGGGTTCGGAGTCAGTGACGTCGATGCAGCCGGGTCTGGAGCCCTTGCCACACTGACCGTCGGTGAAGGAACCCTTTCGGTGGTTGCGGGCAATTCAGGGGTGGTCATCGCCGGCGGCAACGGCACCGGGACGGTGACCCTGTCGGGAACCATCGCCCAGCTCAATGCCCTGCTCACCGGTGCGAGCACGGGGACCATCACCTACCTGAACAGCTCCGATACCCCGGGTGCCGCAACCCTGCTGACGGTGACGGTCAATGACCTGGGCAACACCGGGCAGGACCCCGGTTTGACAGGTAATGCGACCTCGGAAGAGGGAAGCAACAGCGTCATCATAAATATTACGGCGGTCAACGATCGCCCGGAGCTTGGGGCCAATACCCTCACCATAAGCGAAGGTGGCACGGTAGTCCTTTCCGGGGGCGAACTTTCGGCCACCGATGTGGAGACCCCCGACGACACGCTGATTTTTACTGTCGACAATGTCACCGGCGGCCGGTTTGAACTGACCACGGTTCCAGGAGTGGCTGTCACCAACTTTACCCAGGCCCAAGTGGTCAACAATGAAGTTCAGTTCGTCCACGACGGCGGCGAAACGGCGCCGAGTTATGATGTCAGCGTCTCCGACGGGTCGCTCTCCGATGGGCCCGCGCCCGCCGTCATCAACTTCACCAACCTGAACGACCGTCCGGTTCTGGGCGCCAACAGCCTCACCATCAGCGAGGGTGGCACAGTCGTCTTCTCCGGCTCCCAACTCTCGGCCACCGACGCCGATAATGTCCCTTCCGACCTGGTTTTCAACGTCACCGGAATCAGCGGTGGCCGGTTCGAGTTGGTGGGCAGTCCGGGAATACCGATTTTCAGCTTCACCCAGGCCCAGGTGACCGCCGGGGATGTCCAGTTCGTCCACAACGGCGGCGAGTCGGCCCCTGCCTACCAGGTGAGCGTCTCCGACGGGGTCCTCTCCGACGGGCCCGCGGCTGCCGCCATCAGCTTTGCCAACCAGAACGATCCGCCAACGCTGGGGAACAACACCCTGACGATTCTCCAGGGCGAGACGGTTGTCCTTGGCACCGGTCAGCTTTCGGCTACGGATCCGGATAACGCCGTTGCGGGCCTGATCTTTACCGTCAGCGGAGTCACCAACGGTCGGTTTGAACTGGTGGCCAGTCCCGGTGTTCCGATTACCATCTTCACCCAGGCCCAGGTGGCTGGCGGAGCGGTCCAATTTGTTCATGACAACAGTGCCTTGGCCCCAAGCTACCAAGTGAGCGTCTCCGACGGCTCTCTTTCCTACGGTCCTGAGGCCGCTGCCGTCAACTTCAATACCGTCAACCAGCCGCCGGTGCTGGGCAGCAATACCCTGACCGTCAGCGAAGGGGGCACGGTGGTTCTCTCCACCCTCGACCTCTCGGCCAGCGACCCGGACAATCCCGCTTCCAGCCTGAGCTTCAGCGTCTCTTCTGTCACTGGGGGCCAGTTCGAATTTACCTTCGACCCTGGGGCAGCGATAACCAACTTCACCCAGGCTCAGGTGACCGGCGGTGTCGTGCAGTTCGTGCATGATGGCGGCGAGGCAGCACCCTCCTACCAGGTGAGCGTCTCCGACGGTTCGCTCGCCGATGGCCCCGCGGCTGCGGTCATCAATTTCACCAACCAGAACGACGCCCCTTCACTGGGGAATTACATCATCGACATCAGTGAAGGAGGGACGGTTGTTCTCTCCGGTTCCAACCTCTCGGCCAGCGATGTGGATAGTGTTCCTGCGAGTTTGGTTTTTTACGCCAGCTCTGTAAGCGGCGGTCATTTCGAACTGACCAACAATCCGGGCGTGCCGATTACCAGCTTCACCCAGGCCCAGGTGACCGGCGGTGTAGTACAGTTCGTGCATGACGGCGGCGAGGCGGCACCCTCTTTCCAAATCAGCGTCAGCGACGGATCTCTCTCGGACGGACCGGTAGTCGCGGTCATCAACTTCACCAACCACAACGATGCCCCGGTGCTGGAGAACAATACTCTCACCATTGCAGAAGGAGGCTCGGTCGTTCTCTCCGGCACCAACCTTTCAGGCACCGATGTTGATGATCCCGATTCCCTCCTGATCTTCAATATCTCCTCTATCACCGGGGGGCAATTCGAATTGGTGGGCAGCGCCGGCGTGCCGATTACCAGCTTCACCCAGGCCCAGGTGAACAGCAACGCGGTGCGGTTCGTACACGATGGCGGTGAGGCGCCCCCTTCCTACATGGTGAGCGTTTCCGATGGCTCTGTCACTTCGGTTCCAGTTGCCGCTTTCATCAATTTTACTAACCAGAATGATCCCCCTGTTCTGGTGAACAACAGGCTCACCATCAGCGAGGGGGGCAGCGTGGTCCTCTCCGCTGCGGAGATCTTCGCCAGTGATGCGGAAAACGCTGCCCTGACTTTCACTGTCTCCGCTGTCAGCGGCGGCCACTTCGAACTTGATAGCGCCCCGGGGGTGCCGATTTTCAGTTTCACCCAGTCCCAGGTGAACAGCAACGCGGTCCGGTTTGTGCACGATGGCGGCGAGGCAGCGCCCTCCTATCAGGTGAGTGCCTCTGACGGCCTGCTCTCCACCAATCCCGCGGCTGCCGACATCAGTTTCACCAACCAGAACGATCCCCCCGTGGGCGGCTTTACCGTCGCCGACATTATCCCCGGTGCCCAGATCATCCAGAGCACCGACGGCAGCGGGGTCATCACCATCAACTGGAAGGCCACGGATATCGAACTGGACCAAGTCACCCTGGACAATTTCCTGTACAGCGATGACGGCGGTGTCACCTGGTACGCTCCGAACAACGGCGAATTTTCGGGGGCTTTTTCCGCGAACTGGTTCGACAACGGCGGCGCCGGCTGGTCGACCGGCTCGAGCTTCGGCAGCGCGCCGGCCCATACCTTCACCTTCAATACGCAGCACGCCGACGTCACTGCGGTTCATTCCCTGGACAACGTGGACCAGAGCGATATCCAGATCAAATTTACCCTCAACGACGGCAGCGACATCAGCTCGGTCACCTCGGAGAGTTTCAGGGTCGATAACGAAAACCCGACGCCTTCCATCAAGAGTGCCCAGTACTACTTTGCCGACAGCACGCTGCACCTGAAAGGCCCGGGTTTTTCAACGATTGCAGATGTTGGAACAGATGTGAAGACCTATCTGGACTGGTCCAAACTGCTAATCGACATCAACAGCGATGGCGCGGCGACCCCCGACATTTCTTTCTCGCTTGCGGATGTCTCCAGCGCGATCATCACTAAAAACAACGAACTGGTGATCCAGTTCACCCCGGCTAAGGCGGCCGCCATCGAGGCGACGCCAGGCTTCGGTCAGCCGGGTGGATTCGACAGCCTCTCGGTCACCTCGGGTTTCTGCCGTGATGCCTTCGGCAACGCCGCGACCACCGACGGTACCGTGCCTTCTCCCCTCAGTGTCGTCAACCTGAATGCGACCCAGGTTTATATCGAGGACTCGCAGCTGGATTTCATCAACGAGTTGGAAATCGTCTCCTCGGGACAGGACGTATCGGTGGCCCTGGTCCTTTCCGACCCGATGGCCGGCGGCCTGAGCACCGGCACAGTCGGGACGGCCACCTCGACCTACGATGCCGGCACCGGCCTCTGGCTGGTGAGCGGCGACGTCGACGACGTGAATGCTTTGCTCGCAGCTCTCAAGTTCACCCCTTCGGCCAACTATGCCGCCAATTTCACTATTTCCATCAGTGTCTCCGACGGTGTATCGACGCCCCTTAGTGGGTCCTGGGACATGTCGGCCAAACCGGTCGGTGATACGCCCACCGTTGCGAACATCACCACCGACGAGGACACCCAATCGGGGCTGATCGTTCTGGATCGCAATGCAGCAGACGGAACCGAGGTGACCCACTTCCGCATCTCCGCCATTACCGGCGGCACCCTCTACCTGGCCGATGGGATTACGCAGATCAACAACGGCGATTACATCACCTACGCCCAGGGCCAAACGGGCCTGCGCTTCACCCCGGCAACTGACAGCAACTTCGCCGGCTCCTTCAACGTCGAATCCTCGCAGGATGGAATCAGCGTCGCGGCGCAAAGCGGCATTGCCACTTCGACCATCACCGTCAACCCCGTCAACGATGCGCCGGTCGCTGGTCACGAGAATCTGACCATCTTCGAGGACAATCCCCTCACCATCACCGACCTGCTGGCCAATGACACGGATGTCGACGGCGACAAGCTGACCCTGGCCTCCTTCACCCAGCCGGCCAGGGGGGCCCTGGTCGATAACGGCGACGGCACCTTGACTTATACGCCCGGCGCCGATTTCAACGGCACCGACAGCTTCAGCTACACCATCAGCGACGGCAAAGGCGGCACGGCCACCGGCACCGCGGTTATCGTGGTTAAGCCCGTCGGGGACACTCCGCAGGTAACCCACGGCTCTGTCGTTGCGGGACGCCAGTCGGATCTGATCTTCGTCACCCCCAACGCTGCCGATGGGGCGGAGGTGACCCACTTCCGCATCTCCGGCATCAGCGGCGGCATCCTTTATCTGGCCGACGGCGTGACCCGGGTCAACGACGGCGATTACATCACCGTCGCCCAGGGGAAGGAGGGGCTGCGTTTTACCCCCGCAGCCGGGACCACCGCGGATGGCAGTTTCAACGTCGAAGCATCGGAAAACGGCGTGGCGGTTTCGGCCCAAAGCGGCGTTGCCACAGCGGGAATCAAGGTTATGCCACCTCCGCAACAGGAGTCTTCCACGTCGGAAGCCGGCAAAGAGGTTGCCGAGGAAATTCCTGAGGAAGGGAAAGCCGAGGACGAAAAAATGGTCCCGGAGATCTCCGAAGCGCTGGATCGGACCGGGGAAACCGCAGAGCCCCCGGCGGATTTTTCTCCCCCTCCCGCGGCAGAGGCCACCCAGCCCGTCAAGTCTTTCGCCCCGCTTTACGTCATGGATCGGGAGAATGCTTCCGGTGACTTGGCGGGTAGTGTTTTCGAGGGATTGAAAAACCTCATCGAAACAGCCCCGGATCTTTTGGCCGGTTTTCAGAACGCCCTGGCCAACCTCGATATCGCGCCTCTGTCCCCCGAGGCCTACGCGCAGGTCCGTGACACCCTGGACAGCATCAAGGAAGAACTCGGGGCGCAATCTCACGTGGAAAAGGCGGTGGTCGGCTCGGCCATTGCCACCTCCATTGGGCTGTCGGCCGGTTATGTGGTTTGGATGCTCAAGGGCGGCTCGCTGATGGCGTCGGTGCTCTCCTCGCTCCCGGCATGGCAGCTCACCGATCCGCTGTCGATTCTGGCCGGGCACAAAAAGGACGATGAGGATGATGACGAATCCCTGGAGCGGATCATCGAAGACGGGGCGGAAAGCCGGAACCCAAGCGACGATGAGGGCGACGATGAGGGCGACGATGAGGGCGACGATGAGGGCGACGATGAGGGCGACGATGAGGGCGACGATGCGAAAATTCAATGA
- a CDS encoding TolC family protein produces MGVLSEQPAPAGKETPPYHKALAWNLPEGTTAAPSEGAAVAPTLRDPAEKPGETTGRIPAGKLTLADFVRLVMTNNQQIQAQKAQWGIQKAEMEKARGIFEPRLVSSLQLEDRSQRNTAEESASRQFTLTYEERNWDFSAAVQGLLPTGGQIQLGYDYRRLSNTLTRTLTDEEREYQMFLGITLTQPLLKNAGIAVTMSGIRVAEAESQVAFQEYRQELMRIVGETAARYWNFYQAQEKLRMREESLRVAEQILQDSEERFRIGKMARTEVLEAKAGVISRLALRSEARQEHLEAVNRLRTLVSMAGERGTAPLEAGDSPKAETSVPDLQAMRQRAFRLRPEYLAAQKKIERAGLKVAYARNQRWPELDLKASFGLNGLDFSRGDSWEQIEDSRFDDWSIGLELNLPLLGNRAGASELEKANLEKKRALLMLKAIEVELTNGIDTAVHNVQSAAEQVDYAGDVVEIHKQLLDAEIARLEAGKSNSRLVLEKEENYRKAQEASLKNLVNLQKALVSLEVAGGMSLVNHGVELMEVEL; encoded by the coding sequence ATGGGCGTTTTGTCTGAGCAGCCCGCCCCCGCTGGCAAAGAGACTCCGCCATACCACAAGGCCCTGGCCTGGAACCTCCCCGAGGGGACCACCGCTGCTCCCAGTGAGGGGGCCGCGGTGGCGCCTACCCTGCGGGATCCGGCGGAGAAGCCCGGTGAAACCACGGGGAGAATCCCCGCGGGCAAGCTCACTCTTGCCGACTTTGTCCGGCTGGTGATGACCAACAACCAGCAGATCCAGGCACAGAAGGCTCAGTGGGGTATCCAGAAGGCGGAAATGGAAAAGGCCCGGGGCATTTTCGAGCCCCGCTTGGTCAGCTCGCTGCAGCTGGAGGACCGCAGCCAGAGAAACACCGCCGAGGAGTCGGCAAGCCGCCAGTTCACCCTGACTTACGAGGAGCGCAACTGGGACTTCAGCGCCGCGGTGCAGGGCCTGCTGCCCACCGGCGGCCAGATTCAACTGGGCTACGATTACCGCCGGCTGTCCAACACCCTGACCCGCACCCTGACCGACGAGGAGCGGGAATACCAGATGTTTCTCGGCATCACCCTGACCCAGCCGCTGCTCAAGAACGCCGGGATTGCCGTCACCATGTCGGGCATCCGCGTCGCCGAGGCGGAAAGCCAGGTCGCGTTCCAGGAATACCGCCAGGAGTTGATGCGCATCGTCGGCGAGACGGCGGCGCGCTACTGGAATTTTTACCAGGCCCAGGAAAAGCTCCGGATGCGCGAGGAATCGCTGCGGGTCGCCGAGCAGATTCTCCAGGACAGTGAGGAGCGCTTCCGCATCGGCAAGATGGCCCGCACCGAGGTGCTGGAGGCCAAGGCCGGGGTGATCTCCCGCCTGGCCCTGCGCAGCGAGGCGCGGCAGGAACACCTCGAAGCTGTCAACCGGCTGCGCACCCTGGTCTCCATGGCCGGAGAGCGCGGCACGGCCCCGCTCGAAGCGGGTGACTCGCCCAAAGCCGAGACCAGCGTCCCGGACCTCCAGGCCATGCGGCAGAGGGCCTTCCGCCTGCGCCCCGAATACCTGGCCGCGCAGAAAAAAATCGAGCGGGCGGGCCTCAAGGTCGCCTACGCCCGCAACCAGCGCTGGCCCGAACTTGACCTCAAGGCCAGCTTCGGCCTCAACGGCCTCGACTTCTCCAGGGGCGATTCCTGGGAGCAGATCGAGGACAGCCGCTTCGACGACTGGTCCATCGGCCTGGAGCTGAACCTGCCTCTGCTGGGCAACCGTGCCGGAGCCAGCGAACTGGAGAAGGCCAACCTGGAGAAGAAGCGGGCCCTGCTGATGCTCAAGGCGATCGAAGTCGAGCTGACCAACGGCATCGACACGGCGGTCCACAATGTCCAAAGCGCCGCCGAGCAGGTCGATTACGCCGGCGACGTGGTCGAGATCCACAAACAGCTGCTCGACGCGGAAATCGCCCGCCTCGAGGCCGGCAAAAGCAACAGCCGTTTGGTTCTCGAAAAAGAGGAAAATTACCGCAAGGCCCAGGAGGCCTCCCTTAAAAACCTGGTGAACCTGCAGAAAGCCCTGGTCAGCCTGGAGGTGGCAGGAGGCATGTCCCTGGTCAATCATGGCGTTGAACTGATGGAGGTCGAACTTTGA